The Archocentrus centrarchus isolate MPI-CPG fArcCen1 chromosome 12, fArcCen1, whole genome shotgun sequence nucleotide sequence TAGATACATATATCATTAGTTCAAAAGTCAAACGCATGGTGTCCAGCTGACATGTTTGTAACTCTATGAAAAATAGGTTCAAAGAGATTTTaacttccttgttttttttcatgcctaaagaggaataaaaatacTCAGGAAGAAAATCTTGACTGAagttctcataattcatgcattaaGTGGTGAAACAGGTTTGCTGGTTCCATCTTTCACAGGAAGAGATTTCTTGAATATttgtgctttgttggaggttATTGAAGTAGCTAGTACCCTTTTTAGGTACTAAATCATCTCTAGAGGCTGACACCTGGCTCTTGCTCTCAAGACATGTCTGGCCTTGTCTCACTGTGCACTAGTGAACATAAATGCATAGTGTTGCTATTTATACCAGTATTATCACAAGCAATAGGTTACCtcacctcttgccctatgattGTTATATTCTTTCACAATAAAGCATTTATTATGACAACAATTTGTGGAAAACCTACATTGTGACAGTAGCAGTTTACTCTTATTATGTATTCATATTGTTACAGAATGTTCAGTCATTCATGTGCTGTTTAGCAGAACGCCTCAGCTGTTTGGTTTGTGCGTCTCTCTGTTAAAAACTACAATGTGCTTTTTTAGGCCTTTAGATGTGTTTTGCCCAGTGTGCACAACATAGGCTCATTATTTTTTAGCAGCTCTTCTGATCctgcacacactcaaacattaTGCTGGCAGCTTCAGGgttaaaaaacacagttttgctGAACAGAAGGCTGACGTATAGAGAGGAAAAGTATGTGTTTACAAGTTTAAGCTTAATGTGGAGTTACTCTAAGAAGAAGCATCACTTCTTGTTATAGGAAATGTAGGAGGTGTGTATAAGCAATCACCATCTGGCTGGTGGGGTGCTGAGGTAGACTGCGCATCATAGCATCCATCTCATCGAACTTCTTGAGGGTATTCTGCACCTCTGAGTGGAGCTCTTTGTACTCTGCGTACTGGTCATTAAACACAGCCCGGTACTGGTCCCGCTCCTCATCCGAACGGATTGTTGGGTACTTACTGcaagacacagaaagagagtCACAAGAAGCCCAGTTTTACTGTATTTGTGGTTACAATATGGTTTATCATGATGAGCTTTCTTGACCATATTTATGCTATGTGTAATTCATGGCCATAGTGGAGATTAAGTCCCCATATGATGTCAATATTGCTTCATCAATAAAGCAGATTTATAATACttgataaataaatatgctgtttcttttagtgtttcaactaatacatatattatttatttgcatatttattttattaattgatTTGTTTGTCTAAAAATATGACTCCAACCCCATAAGGAAATGAGTATTTTACTAGgcctaaaaaaatgaaatgttttgtttccagTGACCCTCTGGCTGAGTTTCAGACACCTATGTCACCAGAAGAGAACATAATTTATTAAGTCTTAATATATTAATGCTCTTTTAATGACAATGTATTCTTACCTGCACTATCATAACAGTATACATGACTAAACAGTGATTACACTTCATTGAGAAGCCTATATGATATCCACCCTGAGTAAATACACCTATGGCATGGTGGAAAAATTCCTGTGTAAACTTCTTGAGTTActgcattcacaagattttcagaaaatcaGAATTTCTGGTATTCTAATGACGTCCATGTCCACAGGTGTTTAAACCCagcacctcggcatgcagactgcttctacaaacatttgtgaaagaatgacaggatgccacctgtgcaacaagtcctgtcgtgaaatttcctcactactaaatattccactgtCAATTGTtggtggtattataacaaagtaggAGCAAccaggaatgacagcaactcagccacaaagtggtattCCATGTACAATCAAAgcagggtcagcggatgctgaggcgcatagtgcacagaggtcaccaactttctgcagagtcaattgcaacaaacctccaaacttcatgtggccttcagatcatctcaagaacagtgtgtagagagcttcatggaatgggtttccctggctgagcagctgcatccaagccttaagGATACACCATAAGAATTacggtgtggggttgtttttcaggagttgggttggccccttagttccagtgaaaggaactcttaatgcttcagtataccgaaacattttggacaatttcatgctcccaactttgtgggaacagtttaagGATGGCCCcctcctgttccaacatgactgtgcaccagtgcacaaagcaaagtccataaagacatggatgagcgagtttggtgtggaagaacttgactgtacAGAGTCTTGACCTCAACCCTATAAAACACCTTTGTGATGTAAGCCAGGCCTTCCCatctgaagctgttatagctgcaaagggtgggttgACATCATATTAACCCTATGGATAAataatgggatgtcactcatgTGTTTCCCTTGTCTTCTGTGATATCTAACtgtacctcttttttttttgttgacattTTAAGATGAAAGGGCAAGTAAGTGCTGGTTGTAGGTTGACTGTTTATTGCATATACTTCTCTTTGACTCGTCTTTATTTCTGTATTCTGGGAAGTACTTACGCAATGTAGTCTGGTACTATAACAGGTTTAGGAATGTGTCCCGATGGTATAGCTCCCTGCAAAATCTTTGCAGGAACTGCTTTTGGTGCAGCTTGGATGGGAACCACTGAGGAGCCCTGGACCTGCTCTGGAACTCTGGGAGCAGGAGCAGAATCTGTCACCATCTGCAGAGACACAGCGACATGTATACTGGCTTActgtaatatttaataaaaagacagaaaaagcttTAATTCTCTCAGCTTTCCAAATGTGGGTTGTTATATGTTTAATGGGGAGACCCTTTTCTTACAGAATGCTTACCAATGACTGCACAGTTCGCATGTTTGAGGGCTGCATCTGTACatgtaaaacatataaaaaatataattctaTTAACatgcaacacaaacatttttttttttgcatcagattataatttttgtatttgctttgttgtttttacaatTTTTGTGTCTACTAAGGAAGTTTGTTTTGAAGTGATGcagaatgtttttaatgtttctctCTTGTATTCCTGCGCATCTATTAATATTTGAACACTGCTCAAACATGACTGGATTACTGCGACTAGaaaccaaaaccagaaaagTTTCAGGTaccaaaaaaaatcttgttcTTTATGTGAGATGGTTATCTTGCTTTTGCATAAAAACTACAAATGCTAAACTAATCCAACCACCAATGGTAATCCAATCCAAGGTGTCCTGTTTTGAAGTGTTGtctgtttttcagtttctttaagGAGTAGttcaacattttggaaaatgctCTTAATTGCCATCTTCCTTTATGTAAATCAGAAGCAGAAGCCCTGGTGCACGATTGAAACCAGTGGTGTTCATTTACCGCCCGATATGCTACATAGCATGGGCGGATCTAAGTCTAACTAGGTACGTTTATTTAAATCAATGGCTTAGCATGATGACCAAAAACAGGAATACACATCTAGAATATTTAACTTAATGTTTAAGAAAGGGATGAGCAGACTCTACTTTCTAAGGAAGCTCAGATCCTTTAAGCCATGCAGCAAGATGTGGGAGATCTTCTACCAGTCTCTTGCAGCGAGTGCCATCTACTCTGCTGTTGTCTGCTGAGGAGGCAGTATCAGTGCCAGAGatgccagcaggatcaacaCATTGATTTACAAAGTTGGAACCATCACTGGTCAGAATTTGGAGGTGTTTgagtcactgaacaaactgctctctatTATGAACAACTCATCTCACCCAAACGGATTCAACCTCGCTGCCATAAAGAACAATTCAGAAACTCATTCCTAACATTCTCTATCAAACTGTATAATAACTCTTCTTTCTGTGGCAGGTGAACACACTCATCAGGACATAAGATCCCACACACATATTTCTGTATTATATCTTCTTGCTGCTATCTTTCAGATTCTTAgtgtacatattatttattaatgcaaattGCACTACTCTCTTGTCCAATGTCAGTCTacctacatttatattttatttattttgtttttaatcactgtTGTATATGTATAGTTTTGCACTCATAGTTGGCACTTTTACTCTCAATTTGATGTTTATTGCAGATTGGaccattttcttgctgctgtaacacaataTTGATCCCACAAGGGTAATTAAAGTACTTATCTATCCAAATATCTTTCTTTTTGCCAGAGTGAGGTATTGGAAGCATGGATGCTTAAACTTAAGCTACAACCTTAACCTAGCTAATGTGTACTATTAATCAACTGTTGCCATTACCcataatacaaatacaaaaaaaaaaactcaacaaattttaaaagaatTAAGAACCAGTTAAATGTTAATACTATAACCTGTACATCTGATATAAGTCCACTTTTGTCCACATGTGAACAATGTTAACTGTGATTAGGTGCTGCAAACTGTTCCTCACAATTAACATTGTAGTAGGTTGACTGTGCCTCCAATCTTAGTGCATAACTCTACTAAATGATTAATGGCTGCGGTTATGATCAGGGGTATAAATCATCTCATTTAATTCTTAGCATTAAACAAATCAGAATATTTCTGAAACTGTTGCACAAATAATACAAGAGAAAACGCAAAAGGCAAAACAGAAATGAACAGTGTGTACACCATCTGACAGCACACAGGGAGGATTCACAGACCCCACCCACTCACTCCCGCCTGTGTGCAAAGTATGTGGTTTGTTGTTGCAGTGCAGTCTGCGTCTGCGTGTGTGGACATGTTTGCAGCCTGTTTTTaagtaataaaaatgaagattgAATATGATGAATCCCTTCTCAACTCCATAAACAgatcaaaactaaataaaaaaaaaaagcaagtttaCCTCCTGGCCATGTCTCTGTCGGTACCTGCGTGCAGCTTCATGTCTCCACAGCTTGAGACACACAATAGCTCCAATGAGATACACAATCATTGTGACAAAGAGGAAGATAATGGCAGCAGTCTGGCCTGCCTCTGTTCTGCAGAACGCTCCGTTGATACCATTATTGAACACTGGGTAGGAGCAGAGCCCTCCACGAGTTGTGTCTCGAACATAGACAATGGCTGGTGAACAAAAACAAGCTATTATAGAGGCAGTTCAAATGACGGAGCCTGAATGTTTACAtcatttaaatttcaaaatCATCAGATTTATACCATCAGCCAAAGTTAAGTAATTTGCAATTTGTAATGACCTGAATGTCTCAATTACTTTGATTCCACTGCAATACTGTACTTCTAATAAGCACATCAAATTAATTTTAGAGTTATAGTTAATAacttttcctatttttttttttttttgcgtaaTACAATGTTTGGTTCTATAGGGAGTCTGGGAAGTATATGACATTACCCAGTGCTCCACATCACAGCCTTTATAGCATTACATAACATGGTgtgcttctcttctctttcttatgtttttatgcttttaataGAGTTTCCTATCATATGTCATCGGTACCTTTAGTTAAAAGGGAGCTATTATGCCAATTTCcagcttaatttttttctggTAAAGAAAGACAAGTTTCCTACCTGCTACCATGTACAGCACAGCCAAAACCAGGTTTATGATAAACTCAGTCAGAGGCCACCAGGTGGAGTCTAGCAGGATGGTGCGATAGTACATAGTCATCCCCAACACTAATACGATCACAGTCACCAGCCATGCCAGCCCTGCCACTACCAACACAAAAGGGGTTAGGGGGCCTGTGTAGTAACTCCCGCCTATGTTGCCATTGTAGTATCCTGCTCCATAACCTCCACCAGTAAACGAGTATCCAAACATATTGAACCACTCATTGTCTTTGTGGATATAAGCGCAAACACAggcaaatacagctgctcccagcagcagctccacacaGCCCAGAATCCTCAGCAGCCCAGCCCAGGACTTCATGTAGCCGTAGCGCTGATGGTACTCCTCCACTCGCTCACTGTAGGTCAGGCCTGTACGATAGGTGCGCCCTGACACAGACTCATGGCCATCCCTTGCTTCCAGAAGCTCTTTGCGTGAGTTGTAGCTGCCGCCTGATCCTCCATAGCGATCCTGGTATGATCCAGGAAGAGAGGGGGAGTGTGGGGGAGAGCAGCGAACTCCCTCTGTGgtactattattattgtttgAAGAGGCAGGCATGGACAACGTCTTCTTACTGCTGCGGTTGCTTCCTCTGAAGAAGTTCTTCCATGAGTCGGGGACAAAGCGATGGACTGGTTTGATGTCGATGGCAGGGTCAGGATCTGGGTCACCGTTGTCTTCACTTCCACTGGGGTCAAAGTCGAGGCCTACAGGAGGTTGAGCAGGCAAAGGTGGAGGTGGAAGAGGGTCGGTGCTCTGAGCAAGATCAGGGGCACTCTGCTCTCTCAGGGGCTGCACATCATAGGAGTCCGATAGGGATAAAGAACCTTGGGGTACCTGGTCGTAGTGGGGCGCCTGGCGGACATGCTCAGTGCGTCCGTAAAAGCCTCCTCCATAGGACATGAGGATGGTGATGGTCCCTAAAAGCACAGATGTTTTTAAGTTATTGTGCCAGTACTTAATGTACTGTGTGTAAAACTTGTGAAGGAGGCTAACACGATTTTATGGCACTGTATATATCCATTGAATAAAAGTTcttaatttttgtttatttatgctgTCAGTTATAGAAAAATCAGGATTGGCAGCTTAAACTTAGTGAGAAATCAGGAATTGGAAGCAACAAGAAAACCATGATGGGTACGTCACTAATTCATTGTATCCTTCTGCATCATTTCTCTCTCTATTTGTGTTTTGCGTCTTTTTCATTCTGAGTTACTTTGTGTCACGGTGGTGATTTTGTGCATCTCTGCAGCTGggattctttttttccttttaattacttTCTATCactttgcattcatttttagtATCTGTGTATTAAGTCATTTTGCATTAAATTGTGTCAGTTACTATTTGTGCTTTGTTATTTTGAGTCTCTATAGCTATTTCAAATCATTTGGGTTTATTTTGCAGTCATTTCGTGCTCATTTTGAACTTTTGCAGTTTCTGAATCTTTGACAAGGCCTGGTAATTTCTGTTAGTAATCCGTCAATGAGAAAGACTTGAAAGATAATTAACTGGTTCAATAAGCACTCCCTAATTACATACTTAATTAAGTCTACTGACCAcataaaaactgtttatttgttttagctTCATTCTTACTATAAgttcaaatcaataaaagaaGACACAGAAGCAAAGAATTaagaagtaaaaagaaaaagaataaagtcCCAGATTGACGATAATCTTATAACTGATATTCAAGCCCCACATTCATGCCGACATACCAAAGCGtacttaactaaaaaaaaaaaacaaagccccAGATTACCAGATGTCACCAGAGAAAACCCCCTTCATCCAGAAAGCCCTCATGATTGAAGATGTTATCCCAGCCTCCTCCATGCAAGCCGAACCAAGAGTGTATTTTGTGCTGCAAACAAGCAAGGAGCGTGCATTCGCATTGCTGTAATAAGCTATCCAGGAATGCTCGACTTACCACAAGCTGTTGCTGCAGACAGATCAAAAATACATTCTTACTAACTAATGAGCCCTTGAAAGACAGTTTATTTTGGTGGATTTGATCTTGAGAGGGTAAGAAAGAATGCTTGAATACCTCTTTCACACGCAGTCACTCAACACGACTTACATTGGCTTGCAGGTCAGAATGCAAACCTTGTATGAATAAACAGTGTGCCGATGAATCACCTgtagagacaaacacacatagaCATTACTTGGATGGGCCAGATATGACTATACTTTCTGCAACTACTGTACCCTTCCCTCATTTAGTTTGAAAGTTCAAGTCCCTGCTAACCAGCTATCTCTGGTCCTTCTCATCTCTCCAGCCAAAACCAACATAAATTCAGAcgacattttattacaattattattttgtgataTGACTTCAGCATATGTAATGAAGCcatcaaacaatcaaaatgttACCATCATACTATGAAAATTCTCCATTACAGGCCCTCAAAGTACACAGGGGTGGGAAGATCGAACAGGAAATTTTGggagctgaaaaacacatttatgccctgttaaaaaacaaatttgatGATCAATATTGTGTGATATATTATAGTTTCCAATTATACAACTGAACCTATATAACATCTATGATGTAGAATAGAGAAACATGATaataattaaatgaataatactaaaaaaagatcattttggGTAAACTTTCAAGGGTCACATCACTTTTGTCCCTACGGTGCTCTCGATGCGGTCATCGAagtgtgattttgtgtgtgttcgtgcacgcacatgtgtgtgtgcgtgtgtatgaatgttaaatagaaagcacttagatgtagaaaaaagtgcttgtgtgaatgtgtgtgtgaatgagtgaataaaGACATACAGATAGTACTATGAAGTCTCCAAACAATTAAGCCAATCTTACTTTACTAAATTGCCTAAAATAACTAATCTGATTGTTGTTAGGTGCTAACTTTTTGATACTACTGTATGTAGGTTTCCAAAGATAAAGGAGTGTGAAAGCAGTGGGAGGTAGCTCCCAGAAGGAAAGCAGTTTATGCTAGCTGTCGTCCATGCTCTGCAATGAGCATTTCAGAGCTGAGGGCTCTGTCAGAATCAGAGATGGAGCTTTTccttcagttttctgttttccagCTCATCTCCAAAGGTTAGGTGTATCACTAGGATGCAAGGATTACATAAATCAGTACCACAGTCTGCTGAAAATATTGAGCATCGTGCCCCTGGTTATATTCAAACCTCTTGTCACCCCTTCAGCCACCTCCCACACTGATAGACATCAGTATTGAATATGCACTCTAACCCTGTGCTGGCTGACTATAATATTTTCATCCTTGTTTCTACTAGCACCACTCCTATGCTCTGCCTTCTTCACCTAACAATCAGAGCCAGACTCAGTGAAGCTATAACTGGAGAGGCtggaaagagagaagaggaatgtgaatgacagagaaagaaggtgtgtgtggtcttctgcagGATCTCAGGGGGAAGCAGCTGACAAATAAGCTGAAAGCGAGGCTCGATTtaaacttgtttaaaatgaaaatttacaCCTAATTGTATTATATTTTCCCATCTTTGTTGAGTCTTTGTTGTTTCAAGAGTATTTACAACTAAACTAAACTTGTTTTCCTCTCTGATTTCATTATCAGAGAATTAAACAAActataaaaaacattaaatgtatTCATCTTCagcttttcctgtttctgtaaGGTAAATGTGTATGACT carries:
- the marveld2a gene encoding MARVEL domain-containing protein 2; amino-acid sequence: MSYGGGFYGRTEHVRQAPHYDQVPQGSLSLSDSYDVQPLREQSAPDLAQSTDPLPPPPLPAQPPVGLDFDPSGSEDNGDPDPDPAIDIKPVHRFVPDSWKNFFRGSNRSSKKTLSMPASSNNNNSTTEGVRCSPPHSPSLPGSYQDRYGGSGGSYNSRKELLEARDGHESVSGRTYRTGLTYSERVEEYHQRYGYMKSWAGLLRILGCVELLLGAAVFACVCAYIHKDNEWFNMFGYSFTGGGYGAGYYNGNIGGSYYTGPLTPFVLVVAGLAWLVTVIVLVLGMTMYYRTILLDSTWWPLTEFIINLVLAVLYMVAAIVYVRDTTRGGLCSYPVFNNGINGAFCRTEAGQTAAIIFLFVTMIVYLIGAIVCLKLWRHEAARRYRQRHGQEMQPSNMRTVQSLMVTDSAPAPRVPEQVQGSSVVPIQAAPKAVPAKILQGAIPSGHIPKPVIVPDYIAKYPTIRSDEERDQYRAVFNDQYAEYKELHSEVQNTLKKFDEMDAMMRSLPQHPTSQMEVDRINRILQDYQRKKNDPTFLEKKERCEYLKSKLSHIKQKIQEYDKIMEWNDGYS